One Thermococcus eurythermalis DNA segment encodes these proteins:
- the tmk gene encoding dTMP kinase encodes MGIFIVLEGIDGAGKSTQAKLLKLWLEERDYEVVLTKEPTDTPFGKLIRKLVLTGGREGIIDGAKISHEAEALLFAADRAEHVDKLIKPALESGKVVISDRYFYSSLAYQWARGLDLEWLIDLNRFAIKPDLVLLLDLPVKESMKRIRTRSIKSEFDKIVELQKKVRENYLKLAERFPEIKIVNAMEDIDGVHRQIVALVENLLEK; translated from the coding sequence TTGGGGATATTCATTGTGCTTGAAGGCATAGACGGTGCTGGTAAATCAACGCAGGCGAAGCTGCTCAAACTGTGGCTTGAGGAGAGAGACTATGAGGTAGTCCTGACCAAGGAACCAACGGACACACCCTTCGGAAAACTCATCAGAAAGCTCGTCCTGACGGGTGGAAGGGAGGGAATAATAGACGGCGCTAAAATAAGCCACGAGGCGGAGGCCCTCCTCTTCGCGGCGGACAGGGCGGAGCACGTTGACAAGCTAATAAAGCCCGCCCTCGAGTCCGGAAAGGTCGTGATTTCGGACAGGTACTTTTACTCTTCGCTGGCCTACCAGTGGGCCAGGGGGCTTGACCTCGAGTGGCTGATAGACCTGAACCGCTTTGCAATAAAGCCCGACCTCGTTCTGCTCCTCGATTTGCCCGTCAAGGAGAGCATGAAGCGCATAAGGACGAGAAGCATAAAGAGCGAGTTCGACAAGATAGTGGAGCTCCAGAAGAAAGTCCGCGAAAACTACCTCAAGCTCGCGGAGCGCTTTCCGGAGATTAAAATCGTTAACGCCATGGAGGACATTGACGGAGTCCACAGACAGATTGTTGCCCTCGTTGAGAACTTACTTGAGAAATGA
- the gcvPB gene encoding aminomethyl-transferring glycine dehydrogenase subunit GcvPB yields MFRQAKWDEPLIFELSRPGRVGYTLPKPIEDIEVEIPEKLRRRSPLNLPELSEPEVVKHYTRLSEMNYGVDSGIYPLGSCTMKYNPKINEEIASHPGVAYVHPYQDERTVQGALKIMWELEQWLREITGMDRFTLQPAAGANGEFTGVSIIRAYHLDNGEPQRDEMLVPDSAHGTNPASAAMAGFKVIEIPSNENGTVDLEALENAVGERTAGLMLTNPNTLGIFEDEILEIAKIVHKAGGLLYYDGANLNAVLGKIRPGDMGFDIVHLNLHKTFSTPHGGGGPGSGPVGVKDFLKDYLPVPLVSYDEENDRYYLDYNVPKSIGKVKELYGNFAVMVRALTYLKIMGRDGLREASEVAVLNANYLTLKLKGTRGYELPYKELRKHEVVFSAEPMKRETGVKALDVAKRLLDFGLHAPTIYFPLIVHEALMIEPTETVSREEIDAYVEALKRISEEAYTNPEVVKSAPHNTAVRRVDDVLAAKKPIITWRMYRELKEKGEVDY; encoded by the coding sequence ATGTTCCGTCAGGCTAAATGGGATGAACCCCTCATCTTCGAGCTCTCAAGGCCCGGAAGGGTCGGCTACACCCTCCCCAAACCGATTGAGGATATAGAAGTTGAAATCCCCGAAAAGCTCAGGCGCAGGAGCCCCCTCAACCTCCCGGAGCTGAGCGAGCCCGAGGTCGTGAAGCACTACACCCGCCTGAGCGAGATGAACTACGGCGTCGATTCCGGCATCTATCCGCTCGGCTCGTGCACCATGAAGTACAACCCCAAGATAAACGAGGAGATAGCCTCCCACCCAGGCGTCGCCTACGTGCACCCCTACCAGGACGAGAGGACTGTCCAGGGCGCGCTGAAGATAATGTGGGAGCTGGAGCAGTGGCTCAGGGAGATAACCGGCATGGACCGCTTCACGCTCCAGCCGGCGGCCGGTGCGAACGGTGAGTTCACGGGCGTTTCGATAATCCGCGCCTACCACCTCGACAACGGCGAGCCGCAGAGGGACGAGATGCTCGTTCCGGACTCGGCCCACGGAACGAACCCAGCAAGCGCCGCCATGGCCGGCTTCAAGGTCATCGAGATTCCTTCCAACGAGAACGGCACCGTTGATTTGGAAGCCCTTGAGAACGCCGTGGGCGAGAGGACTGCTGGACTAATGCTCACCAACCCGAACACCCTCGGCATCTTCGAGGACGAGATACTCGAGATTGCGAAGATAGTCCACAAAGCAGGAGGTCTGCTCTACTACGACGGGGCCAACCTCAACGCCGTCCTCGGAAAGATAAGGCCCGGCGACATGGGCTTCGACATCGTCCACCTCAACCTGCACAAGACCTTCTCTACCCCGCACGGGGGCGGCGGTCCTGGAAGCGGGCCCGTTGGCGTTAAGGACTTCCTCAAGGACTACCTCCCGGTTCCGCTCGTGAGCTACGACGAGGAAAACGACCGCTACTACCTCGACTACAACGTGCCGAAGAGCATAGGCAAGGTAAAGGAGCTCTACGGCAACTTCGCGGTTATGGTTAGGGCCCTTACATACCTCAAGATAATGGGCAGGGACGGCCTGAGGGAGGCCAGCGAGGTAGCCGTTCTCAACGCAAACTACCTCACCCTGAAGCTCAAGGGGACGAGGGGTTATGAACTGCCGTATAAGGAGCTGAGGAAGCATGAGGTCGTCTTCAGCGCCGAGCCCATGAAGAGGGAGACCGGCGTTAAGGCCCTGGACGTTGCGAAGAGGCTCCTCGACTTCGGCCTGCACGCACCGACGATATACTTCCCGCTCATAGTGCACGAGGCGCTGATGATTGAGCCGACCGAGACCGTCAGCAGGGAGGAGATAGACGCGTACGTTGAGGCCCTCAAGAGAATAAGCGAGGAGGCCTACACCAACCCAGAGGTTGTCAAGAGCGCCCCGCACAACACCGCAGTTAGGCGCGTGGACGACGTCCTGGCGGCGAAGAAGCCGATAATAACTTGGCGCATGTACAGAGAGCTCAAGGAGAAGGGAGAGGTTGACTACTGA
- the gcvPA gene encoding aminomethyl-transferring glycine dehydrogenase subunit GcvPA, giving the protein MGKHYLPNLPQKEEMLKEIGFERIEDLFSDVPEGMVKEFNLPKGKSEYEVFTELNEVLSKNKTVLEMPSFLGAGTYFHYIPAHVKYLIERSEFLTAYTPYQPEISQGMLQALFEYQSMIAELYGLPVVNSSMYDWGTAIAEAALMTVRLHRGKRKRFVVPKAMSPEKKAVIETYTRGAGLEIVEVPWDERGQLDIEKLKEAVENAAGVYVEMANFFGLVEEDVREIGEIAKEAGAYFVVGADPTMLGVFEAPGELGADIAVGEAAYLGNPMNFGGPRAGVFAIRNDKNLIRQMPGRIIGMTKDADGKRAFVMTLQTREQHIRRAKATSNICSNEALVAVASAIHLASLGPKGLRELGEVILKNTTYLKKRLSEVAEVPFEGLYFKDVPARFEVPYDVIHERLLERNIHGGYYIGKHFPELGETALFAATETTRKEWVEALVGALKDIINEAEL; this is encoded by the coding sequence ATGGGAAAACACTACCTCCCAAACCTCCCGCAGAAGGAGGAAATGCTCAAGGAGATAGGCTTTGAGCGCATCGAAGACCTCTTCTCAGACGTCCCGGAGGGCATGGTCAAGGAGTTCAACCTGCCCAAGGGGAAGAGTGAGTACGAGGTCTTCACGGAGCTCAACGAAGTCCTCTCAAAGAACAAGACCGTCCTTGAGATGCCCAGCTTCCTTGGGGCCGGGACGTACTTCCACTACATTCCGGCCCACGTGAAGTACCTCATCGAAAGGAGCGAGTTCCTGACCGCTTACACCCCCTACCAGCCAGAGATAAGCCAGGGAATGCTCCAGGCCCTCTTTGAGTACCAGAGCATGATAGCTGAACTCTACGGCCTGCCTGTCGTCAACTCCTCCATGTACGACTGGGGAACTGCAATAGCCGAGGCCGCCCTGATGACGGTCAGGCTCCACAGGGGCAAGAGGAAGCGCTTCGTTGTCCCGAAGGCCATGAGCCCCGAGAAAAAGGCCGTTATAGAGACATACACCCGCGGGGCCGGGCTTGAGATAGTCGAGGTTCCGTGGGACGAAAGGGGACAGCTTGACATAGAGAAGCTCAAGGAAGCCGTTGAAAACGCGGCCGGCGTCTACGTTGAGATGGCCAACTTCTTCGGCCTGGTCGAGGAAGACGTGAGGGAGATAGGCGAGATAGCCAAGGAAGCCGGAGCCTACTTCGTTGTAGGGGCAGACCCGACGATGCTCGGAGTCTTTGAGGCCCCCGGAGAGCTCGGCGCTGACATAGCCGTTGGTGAAGCCGCATACCTCGGCAACCCGATGAACTTCGGCGGGCCGAGGGCTGGAGTCTTTGCGATCAGAAACGACAAGAACCTGATTCGCCAGATGCCCGGAAGGATAATCGGAATGACAAAGGACGCCGACGGAAAGAGGGCATTCGTCATGACGCTCCAGACGAGGGAACAGCACATAAGGCGCGCCAAGGCTACCTCAAACATCTGTTCAAACGAGGCTCTCGTTGCGGTTGCATCTGCCATACACCTCGCGAGCCTTGGACCAAAGGGGCTGAGGGAGCTTGGAGAGGTCATCCTCAAGAACACCACCTACCTCAAGAAGCGCCTCTCTGAGGTTGCTGAAGTCCCGTTCGAGGGTCTCTACTTCAAGGACGTGCCTGCGAGGTTCGAGGTTCCCTACGATGTTATACACGAGAGGCTTCTTGAGAGGAACATCCACGGCGGCTACTACATTGGAAAGCACTTCCCAGAGCTCGGCGAGACGGCACTCTTCGCGGCGACGGAAACGACGAGGAAAGAGTGGGTTGAGGCCCTCGTAGGGGCTCTGAAGGACATAATAAACGAGGCGGAGCTGTGA
- a CDS encoding phospholipase C codes for MRGLKAALVILAVLLGVGTAGAWPTDGPTLDNPMNVHQKLTYKAIEAVYNDNPELGKILMQYQDKLLYGAYDEDWRGGQIEFNGKIYTLQSQYHFLDPMDHAELITVDLFGDRESSGADMAQRLYEQAVQLWKQGNREEAMLYLGRAVHILEDMSMLIAHTTPHLFETLDEFTYAEEAHDFVENEVSPAVADDILNDRVPLDLTPIKWWQIPQEKQKFIMGADIYIADNENGHMDLSHGVAWAYADLIAHNSWRYMLYSTGKDINLWSERGHLGSYFWTKTLKKGDKSVLKLEFKGASSITLVFKDIDMQNSYFKTLGYVEIYDKNWNLIARYSQDPNPLKDTRVTVPGDTVYIYTHVDKDDWLDDDVDGWAIRNIELHANFDVNSPSGFKTLDGREYTKVQWAVYEVMQYDIRAVAGLMEKFFEDVGVTG; via the coding sequence ATGAGGGGGCTGAAAGCAGCTTTGGTTATCCTGGCCGTTCTGCTGGGAGTCGGAACCGCAGGCGCCTGGCCGACCGATGGGCCGACCCTCGACAACCCAATGAACGTCCACCAGAAGCTGACCTACAAAGCCATAGAGGCCGTTTACAATGACAACCCCGAGCTCGGTAAGATACTCATGCAGTACCAGGACAAGCTCCTCTACGGCGCCTACGATGAGGACTGGCGCGGCGGCCAGATTGAGTTCAACGGGAAGATATACACGCTCCAGAGCCAGTACCACTTCCTCGACCCGATGGACCACGCCGAGCTGATAACCGTCGATCTCTTCGGAGACCGCGAGAGCTCCGGCGCCGACATGGCCCAGAGGCTCTACGAGCAGGCTGTCCAGCTCTGGAAGCAGGGCAACAGGGAGGAGGCCATGCTCTACCTCGGGAGGGCCGTCCACATCCTTGAGGACATGAGCATGCTCATCGCCCACACGACTCCTCACCTGTTTGAGACTCTTGATGAGTTCACGTATGCAGAAGAAGCCCACGACTTCGTCGAGAACGAGGTATCCCCCGCCGTTGCCGACGACATACTCAACGACCGCGTTCCCCTCGACCTCACGCCGATAAAGTGGTGGCAGATTCCGCAGGAGAAACAGAAGTTCATCATGGGTGCGGACATATACATAGCCGACAACGAGAACGGCCACATGGACCTTTCCCACGGCGTCGCCTGGGCCTATGCAGACCTCATAGCCCACAACTCCTGGCGTTACATGCTCTACTCAACCGGCAAGGACATCAACCTCTGGAGCGAGCGCGGTCACCTCGGAAGCTACTTCTGGACAAAGACCCTCAAGAAGGGCGATAAGAGCGTCCTCAAGCTGGAGTTCAAGGGAGCCAGCTCGATAACCCTCGTCTTCAAGGACATAGACATGCAGAACTCCTACTTCAAGACACTTGGCTACGTCGAGATTTACGACAAGAACTGGAACCTCATAGCCCGTTACTCCCAGGACCCGAACCCGCTTAAAGACACCCGCGTCACCGTGCCAGGCGACACGGTCTACATATACACCCACGTGGACAAGGACGACTGGCTCGATGATGACGTGGACGGCTGGGCTATAAGGAACATAGAGCTCCACGCCAACTTTGACGTGAACTCACCGAGCGGCTTCAAGACCCTCGACGGAAGGGAGTACACCAAAGTCCAGTGGGCGGTTTATGAGGTCATGCAGTACGACATAAGGGCCGTCGCCGGGCTTATGGAGAAGTTCTTCGAGGACGTTGGTGTTACCGGTTGA
- a CDS encoding HAD family hydrolase, whose translation MIIAFDFDGTLVDSYSCIEEAFKRALEKRYRWLPGKALWAKLLTKIELQFERPSLGGHKKTYKPPFFLRTKFFETWFIERAKLSKPIDDAPELLKRLKEEGHTVISFSAEDFIDGMKVKRLKMAGMYDLFDDVIVFGREMTLDEAFWLVREKYGDETFIWVDDKPWRFIGRGDENTEFVWYYFPFTARFVEKNREKLALIPHLHVIRDLWSLFDVIENVRKGKRLER comes from the coding sequence ATGATAATCGCGTTTGACTTCGACGGGACGCTCGTGGACAGCTACTCATGCATTGAAGAGGCATTCAAGAGGGCGCTTGAAAAGCGCTACCGCTGGCTACCAGGGAAAGCGCTGTGGGCTAAACTCCTGACTAAAATCGAGCTCCAGTTTGAGAGGCCGAGCCTTGGGGGCCACAAGAAGACCTACAAGCCACCCTTCTTCCTGAGGACGAAGTTCTTTGAGACGTGGTTCATCGAGAGGGCCAAGCTGAGCAAGCCAATCGACGACGCCCCGGAGCTCCTTAAGAGGCTCAAAGAGGAGGGGCACACCGTCATCTCGTTTTCAGCTGAGGACTTCATAGACGGCATGAAGGTCAAACGCTTAAAGATGGCGGGCATGTACGACCTCTTTGACGACGTCATCGTCTTCGGCAGGGAGATGACGCTCGACGAGGCATTCTGGCTCGTCAGGGAGAAGTACGGGGACGAAACATTCATCTGGGTGGACGACAAGCCCTGGCGCTTCATCGGGAGGGGAGACGAGAACACCGAGTTCGTGTGGTACTACTTCCCATTCACGGCCAGGTTCGTGGAAAAGAACCGCGAAAAGCTCGCGCTGATTCCACACCTCCACGTTATACGGGATTTGTGGAGCCTGTTTGATGTGATTGAGAACGTCCGGAAAGGAAAACGGCTGGAACGGTAA
- a CDS encoding metallophosphoesterase — protein sequence MKPRPLPEKALLLGKSLIIADVHLGYEVAMAKEGFYLPRVFHDVVGSLKSLLEREKPKRLIVDGDLKHSFIPEWRERAELKAFFDEISPLVEEVVLVRGNHDVGVLWLRELGVEVVDELELNGWKLVHGHKVVEGERFIIGHEHPAVRLRDEVGAVIKLPAFLLGEKLIVLPAFSPWAYGNDVLREIVSPFLGFYRGDFKVVVPAGDELLSFGRLSRLREVLSRL from the coding sequence ATGAAGCCAAGACCCCTGCCTGAAAAGGCGTTGCTCCTTGGTAAGAGTCTCATAATAGCCGATGTTCACCTCGGCTACGAAGTAGCGATGGCAAAAGAGGGTTTTTACCTTCCCCGGGTCTTTCATGACGTCGTCGGGAGCTTGAAATCCCTCCTAGAGCGGGAGAAGCCCAAGCGGCTTATCGTGGACGGCGACCTGAAGCACTCATTTATTCCAGAGTGGCGTGAAAGGGCCGAGCTAAAGGCGTTCTTCGATGAGATAAGCCCGCTTGTGGAAGAGGTTGTCCTGGTGAGGGGCAACCACGATGTTGGAGTCCTCTGGCTGAGGGAGCTCGGCGTTGAGGTCGTTGACGAACTCGAACTCAATGGATGGAAGCTTGTCCACGGCCATAAGGTAGTTGAGGGCGAGCGCTTCATAATCGGCCACGAGCACCCCGCGGTGAGGCTGAGGGACGAGGTCGGTGCGGTCATCAAGCTTCCCGCGTTTCTGCTGGGCGAGAAGCTCATCGTCCTCCCCGCTTTCAGCCCCTGGGCCTACGGAAACGACGTCCTCAGGGAAATTGTCTCGCCCTTCCTGGGGTTCTACCGGGGAGATTTTAAGGTCGTGGTGCCCGCTGGCGATGAACTCCTCAGCTTTGGTAGGCTCTCCCGCCTTAGAGAGGTTCTCTCAAGACTCTGA
- a CDS encoding PrsW family intramembrane metalloprotease gives MDVLTALVFFAYAPALAVLWYFYHKDRYEPEPKSYVIMTFLLSATVSVGIAYVLESVLTIGGLIKPILPATAFYMALVAGVVEEPAKALALRLPYRAGQMDGIMDGLVYGVAAGLGFAATENFLYGLGWGLGVTLVRAFLTPFAHATWTAIIGVGYGLLAEGKTYSLAQFYALAIVLHFAWDYFAFLSLTVPAYNIMLIFLILVNISIIRYFLILGEEEDRQKAWYYLWRRGWR, from the coding sequence ATGGACGTGCTTACGGCCCTCGTGTTTTTTGCATACGCTCCGGCACTCGCGGTGCTCTGGTACTTTTATCATAAGGACAGGTACGAGCCAGAGCCCAAGAGCTACGTCATAATGACCTTCCTGCTCAGTGCAACAGTATCCGTCGGAATTGCGTACGTGCTCGAGAGCGTTCTAACAATCGGGGGTTTAATCAAGCCGATACTCCCCGCAACGGCCTTCTATATGGCACTCGTTGCGGGTGTGGTCGAAGAGCCTGCCAAGGCGCTTGCACTCAGGCTTCCGTACCGGGCAGGGCAGATGGACGGCATCATGGACGGCCTTGTGTATGGTGTCGCCGCGGGCCTGGGCTTCGCAGCCACAGAGAACTTCCTTTACGGCCTTGGCTGGGGTCTGGGGGTAACTCTCGTCAGAGCCTTTCTAACGCCCTTCGCCCACGCTACATGGACGGCAATAATCGGAGTCGGCTACGGCCTCCTAGCGGAAGGCAAAACCTACTCACTGGCCCAGTTCTATGCCCTTGCGATAGTTCTCCACTTTGCCTGGGACTACTTCGCCTTCCTGAGCTTGACCGTCCCGGCGTACAACATAATGCTGATATTCCTTATCCTGGTGAACATCTCAATCATCAGGTACTTCCTCATCCTCGGTGAAGAAGAGGACAGGCAGAAGGCCTGGTACTACCTGTGGAGGAGGGGATGGCGGTGA
- a CDS encoding DUF1667 domain-containing protein: MTTYRFTCIVCPLGCSIEVEVENGKVKDVKGCRCPRGKEWAVQEVTNPKRVVMSVLPVEGGALPTVSVKTAEPVPKEKIPELMKFLANLKLKAPVKAGETVAEWEGIKIVATRGA, translated from the coding sequence ATGACGACCTACCGCTTTACCTGCATCGTCTGTCCCCTCGGCTGTTCAATAGAAGTCGAGGTGGAGAACGGGAAGGTCAAGGACGTCAAGGGATGCAGGTGCCCCCGCGGTAAGGAGTGGGCGGTTCAGGAGGTCACGAACCCGAAGAGGGTAGTGATGAGTGTCTTGCCGGTGGAAGGCGGCGCCCTGCCCACGGTGAGCGTCAAGACCGCCGAGCCGGTGCCGAAGGAGAAGATTCCCGAGCTCATGAAGTTCCTGGCAAATCTAAAACTCAAGGCGCCGGTGAAGGCCGGAGAAACGGTTGCCGAATGGGAAGGAATAAAAATAGTGGCCACGAGGGGGGCTTAG
- a CDS encoding NAD(P)/FAD-dependent oxidoreductase, whose product MEPFPQIPMLSYDVVVIGGGPAGMAAAVRAKELGLNVLLLDENDYLGGILPQCIHPGFGLHYYKEELTGPEFASRLARKLVELGVEYKTAARVLEIKNYSDLEKVVIFTSPSGVYQVWAKAIIYAAGARERHAFEIGITGDRVAGIYTAGEAQMLMDIYGVLPGKEIVIVGSGDVGLIMARRFALEGAKVKAVIELMPYPGGLARNVMILRDFDIPLYLSHKVVEVRGKGRVERVKVVKVDENLNEIPGSEFWIEADTLIISAGLVPSVKKLKKIGVEIDPATGGPVVNDRLETSVPGIFVAGNSLLINDLVDYVAEQGELAAEGAKEFIEKGGIESKKWIKVEKGENVRLLAPHYLSGEGDVYLYLRVSKPMEDVELRVPEIGKKMRLPVVKPAEMLRIKLKAEEIKNTEKLTVEVVKA is encoded by the coding sequence ATGGAGCCGTTCCCCCAGATTCCGATGCTGAGCTACGACGTCGTTGTAATAGGCGGCGGACCTGCTGGAATGGCCGCCGCGGTGAGGGCTAAGGAGCTCGGCCTTAACGTCCTTTTACTCGATGAGAATGATTATCTCGGCGGAATACTCCCCCAGTGCATTCACCCAGGATTCGGGCTTCACTACTACAAGGAGGAGCTGACCGGGCCTGAGTTTGCCTCGCGTCTCGCCAGGAAGCTTGTCGAGCTGGGCGTTGAGTATAAAACGGCCGCGAGGGTTCTGGAAATAAAGAACTACTCCGACCTAGAAAAGGTTGTAATATTCACCTCACCGAGTGGAGTCTACCAGGTCTGGGCTAAGGCCATTATTTATGCGGCGGGAGCGAGGGAAAGGCACGCCTTCGAGATTGGCATAACCGGCGACAGGGTTGCGGGAATCTACACCGCTGGAGAAGCCCAGATGCTCATGGACATCTACGGGGTTCTGCCCGGGAAGGAAATCGTCATCGTCGGCTCCGGAGACGTCGGCCTGATAATGGCGCGCCGCTTTGCCCTCGAAGGTGCGAAGGTCAAGGCAGTCATAGAGCTGATGCCATATCCGGGCGGACTCGCCAGAAACGTCATGATACTCAGGGACTTCGATATTCCACTCTACCTGAGCCATAAGGTCGTGGAAGTCCGCGGAAAAGGCCGCGTTGAGCGGGTAAAGGTTGTCAAAGTCGACGAAAACCTCAACGAAATCCCGGGAAGCGAGTTCTGGATTGAGGCGGATACGTTGATAATATCTGCAGGTCTCGTCCCGAGCGTTAAAAAATTGAAGAAGATAGGGGTTGAGATTGACCCCGCAACGGGCGGACCGGTCGTGAACGACAGGCTGGAAACCAGCGTCCCGGGGATATTCGTTGCCGGGAACTCGCTCCTGATAAACGACCTCGTTGACTACGTCGCGGAGCAGGGTGAACTGGCGGCTGAAGGAGCTAAAGAATTCATCGAGAAGGGGGGAATAGAGAGCAAAAAGTGGATTAAAGTGGAGAAGGGCGAAAACGTCCGCCTGCTTGCGCCCCACTACCTCAGCGGCGAGGGGGACGTCTACCTCTACCTGCGCGTGTCCAAGCCGATGGAGGACGTTGAGCTGAGAGTCCCAGAGATAGGCAAGAAGATGAGGCTCCCAGTCGTCAAGCCGGCGGAGATGCTCAGGATAAAGCTGAAGGCGGAGGAAATCAAAAACACCGAGAAGCTCACCGTGGAGGTGGTGAAGGCATGA
- a CDS encoding NAD(P)/FAD-dependent oxidoreductase gives MKTKVAIIGAGISGASIARVLSKYENLEVHLIEKAPDVGWGVSKANTALIHGGYDDDPEKYPMRAKLCIRGNRLWHQWVKELEIPHVWNGALIVALKEEDFDELEKLLERGRQNGVPEMRLVDREEVFHLEPNLTREAIGALWVPIVGQIGPIPAVIALVENAVANGVKTHLETEVREIKVENGEVKGVETNNGFIEADIVINAAGLYADRIARMAGIDYFEIHPRKGEYWIFDDDVPGPKRVLFPTPTPISKGIVVTTEISGHLMIGPNAQDLPPEEKENLATTKEGLEQVWEGAKKLWPQLPPRSKVIRTFAGLRPEPTGGDFIIKAEEEVWGFINVAGIRSPGLTSAPAIAHEVAGIIENSLGIELKEKEKWNPYRKEITHFFMMRPEQANEAVKKNPAYGKIVCRCNNVSEGDILEAIERMKFIGVKTPSVDSVKFRTKATTGTCQGSFCRPKIIQLLAREYGVEPWKVTLKGKGSEIGIGDVKALLRGEEA, from the coding sequence ATGAAGACGAAAGTCGCCATAATAGGCGCGGGTATTAGCGGTGCGAGCATAGCAAGGGTTCTGAGTAAATACGAGAACCTTGAAGTCCACCTAATAGAGAAGGCCCCCGATGTTGGCTGGGGCGTGAGCAAGGCCAACACGGCTCTAATCCACGGTGGCTACGACGATGACCCCGAGAAGTACCCGATGAGGGCGAAACTGTGCATAAGGGGAAACAGGCTCTGGCACCAGTGGGTTAAGGAACTTGAGATTCCACACGTCTGGAACGGGGCTCTGATAGTCGCTTTGAAGGAAGAGGACTTCGACGAGCTTGAGAAGCTCCTTGAGCGTGGGAGGCAGAACGGCGTCCCCGAGATGAGGCTCGTTGACCGGGAGGAGGTCTTCCACCTGGAGCCTAACCTCACGAGGGAAGCAATAGGTGCCCTCTGGGTTCCGATAGTCGGCCAGATTGGGCCGATTCCAGCCGTTATAGCTCTCGTCGAGAACGCTGTGGCTAACGGAGTCAAGACCCACCTTGAGACCGAGGTCAGGGAGATAAAGGTCGAGAACGGCGAGGTTAAGGGTGTTGAAACAAACAACGGCTTCATCGAGGCGGACATCGTTATCAATGCAGCGGGTCTTTACGCGGACAGAATAGCGAGAATGGCAGGCATAGACTACTTCGAAATCCACCCGAGGAAAGGTGAGTACTGGATTTTTGACGACGACGTTCCCGGGCCGAAGCGCGTCCTCTTCCCGACGCCGACGCCGATAAGCAAGGGAATAGTCGTGACCACCGAGATTTCTGGACACCTGATGATAGGGCCGAACGCCCAGGATTTACCGCCCGAGGAGAAAGAAAACCTCGCCACGACCAAGGAGGGCCTTGAGCAGGTCTGGGAGGGGGCCAAGAAGCTCTGGCCGCAGCTGCCCCCAAGAAGCAAGGTAATCAGGACTTTTGCAGGTCTGAGGCCCGAGCCGACTGGAGGGGACTTCATAATCAAAGCCGAGGAAGAAGTCTGGGGCTTCATCAACGTCGCTGGAATACGCTCACCCGGCCTGACGAGCGCCCCTGCGATAGCCCACGAGGTGGCGGGCATAATCGAGAACTCCTTAGGAATCGAGCTGAAGGAAAAGGAGAAGTGGAACCCCTACAGGAAGGAGATTACCCACTTCTTCATGATGAGACCAGAGCAGGCGAACGAGGCCGTAAAGAAGAACCCCGCCTATGGAAAAATCGTCTGCAGGTGCAACAACGTCAGCGAGGGGGACATTCTGGAGGCCATCGAGAGGATGAAGTTCATCGGCGTTAAAACACCGAGCGTGGATTCTGTCAAGTTCAGGACAAAGGCAACAACCGGAACCTGTCAGGGAAGCTTCTGCAGGCCGAAGATAATACAGCTCCTAGCCAGGGAGTACGGCGTCGAGCCGTGGAAGGTCACGCTGAAGGGTAAGGGAAGCGAGATTGGAATAGGAGACGTCAAGGCCCTTCTCAGGGGGGAGGAAGCATGA